One part of the Candidatus Zymogenaceae bacterium genome encodes these proteins:
- a CDS encoding superinfection exclusion B family protein, which yields MKKICNVLVSIFKKTSAFVIDQLKDPKIALFLFISSALLLFLPQSILTHLEIDAFIEGKRRLIGLVFFYSVKCFLAILVFWVLVRIKDKIKAKRLAQNGRPALRDLTSEEKTFLAGFFVLESKTQHIDVRDISLDGLICNNILFLASNISLAESRINYHMHSWVWKELKRYPELLEPELSDLANTMQGA from the coding sequence ATGAAAAAAATCTGCAATGTGCTCGTATCCATCTTTAAAAAAACCTCCGCCTTTGTTATCGATCAATTAAAAGACCCGAAGATCGCACTTTTTCTTTTTATAAGCTCGGCTCTCTTGTTATTCCTGCCACAATCAATTCTCACACATCTGGAAATAGACGCTTTCATTGAAGGGAAAAGAAGGCTGATTGGTCTTGTGTTTTTTTATTCCGTCAAGTGTTTTCTGGCCATCCTTGTCTTCTGGGTCCTGGTGCGGATTAAAGACAAAATAAAGGCCAAACGCCTCGCACAAAACGGAAGACCGGCTTTGCGTGATCTCACATCAGAAGAAAAAACATTCCTTGCGGGATTTTTCGTTCTGGAATCAAAAACACAGCATATCGACGTTCGAGATATTTCGCTTGATGGACTTATTTGTAACAATATTCTCTTTCTGGCCTCGAATATCAGCCTGGCCGAATCAAGGATTAACTATCATATGCACTCCTGGGTGTGGAAGGAGTTGAAGAGATATCCGGAGTTGTTGGAACCGGAATTGTCCGACCTCGCAAATACCATGCAGGGGGCTTAG